In the Styela clava chromosome 8, kaStyClav1.hap1.2, whole genome shotgun sequence genome, one interval contains:
- the LOC120346304 gene encoding collagen alpha-1(XIV) chain-like, translating to MGILLLLGLALAVAGEDCFEPMTVFPHGEVTCTSYDGAVGSSCEFRCTDPKYELVRPMSTMITCLPSGEWDKKFPCCQKCRKVADIVIVVDSSGSISRPDYGKMKNFISNVIGSFEDDMVQFSAVRFATNVDTRNKILFGDYGISDMVEKVELLPGPGGKTALGAALSYTRTTMLKHHNRPEVPDMIWVITDGDATDSVKKAARLLRKHKVEIIALGIKQPGEPLSIKQLEEITGNPNNVIEVKGMESLKEELRSRIVGKICKFSCLDYPPTTAPPPPPKCDPNPSRPPTGGSVNCDSDTADIGTKCDFVCKPNSQLEGPKNAVCEEDGKGGARWSQEAKRCVTPCKPHHPPRPINGEVECNNEKAIIGTRCDFACKVGYSLQGSEKTICKKTLNGKAEWSHKAPTCTSK from the exons ATGGGAATTCTTCTATTACTCGGTCTGGCATTGGCGGTTGCAG gGGAGGACTGCTTTGAGCCAATGACTGTTTTCCCTCATGGCGAGGTGACTTGCACTTCTTACGATGGCGCTGTTGGGTCCTCGTGTGAGTTCAGATGTACAGATCCTAAATACGAACTTGTGCGTCCTATGAGTACAATGATTACATGCTTGCCAAGTGGAGAATGGGACAAGAAATTTCCATGCTGTCAAA aGTGCAGGAAAGTCGCTGATATTGTGATTGTTGTCGACTCCTCAGGATCAATCTCGAGACCCGACTACggtaaaatgaaaaacttcatATCAAACGTTATTGG ATCTTTTGAAGACGACATGGTTCAATTCTCGGCAGTTCGATTTGCAACAAATGTCGACACCAGAAACAAAATACTGTTTGGAGATTATGGCATATCTGACATGGTGGAAAAGGTCGAGCTACTTCCGGGTCCAGGAGGAA AAACTGCTCTTGGAGCCGCTCTCTCTTACACAAGGACGACAATGCTGAAACACCACAACAGACCTGAAGTACCCGATATGATCTGGGTAATAACAGATGGCGACGCGACAGATTCTGTCAAGAAAGCAGCAAGATTACTCAGAAAACATAAAGTCGAG ATTATCGCACTTGGAATCAAACAACCTGGAGAACCGTTATCCATTAAGCAACTAGAGGAAATAACTGGCAACCCTAATAACGTCATCGAAGTCAAAGGAATGGAATCACTCAAAGAAGAACTAAGAAGCCGAATCGTTGGAAAAATCTGTAAATTTTCATGCCTTGACT ATCCACCCACAACGGCACCCCCACCCCCAC CCAAATGTGATCCTAACCCATCCCGACCGCCGACTGGAGGTTCTGTAAATTGCGATAGCGATACCGCAGACATTGGAACGAAATGCGACTTCGTTTGCAAACCAAACTCTCAGCTCGAAGGACCCAAGAACGCAGTCTGCGAAGAAGATGGAAAGGGAGGTGCAAGATGGAGCCAAGAAGCCAAGAGATGTGTCA CTCCCTGCAAGCCCCACCATCCACCAAGACCAATCAATGGCGAAGTTGAATGCAACAACGAAAAAGCAATAATCGGAACTCGTTGTGATTTTGCTTGTAAGGTTGGATACTCGCTCCAGGGATCAGAGAAAACAATCTGCAAGAAAACTTTAAACGGAAAAGCTGAATGGAGCCATAAGGCGCCAACATGTACCAGTAAATGA